A stretch of the Comamonas testosteroni TK102 genome encodes the following:
- a CDS encoding EexN family lipoprotein: MKRMMPLLLVAVLTACGPTEAPQQANVPTVDELAADAARLKELRQQCKTDRATLDDVLCNRVAEATRKRFYGDGKTPYTPSETPPRF, encoded by the coding sequence ATGAAGCGAATGATGCCTTTGCTGCTGGTCGCGGTGCTCACCGCTTGCGGCCCAACGGAAGCCCCTCAACAGGCCAACGTGCCGACCGTGGACGAACTAGCCGCCGATGCGGCGCGGTTGAAGGAACTACGCCAGCAATGCAAGACCGACCGCGCAACACTTGATGACGTGTTGTGCAACCGTGTTGCCGAGGCCACGCGCAAACGGTTCTACGGCGATGGAAAGACACCCTACACACCATCAGAAACACCACCGAGGTTCTGA
- a CDS encoding ribbon-helix-helix protein, CopG family, with translation MSQYRLNLFIQPEHAKRLEELAAKKGVSKSSIVAAALASWLSPDAGDQREAAIAKRLDRLSRQAERMERDQNIQIETLALFIRYFLTVSTPVPEAHQDAARAQGKARFEQFVEQLGRHLLRGRSLVRDVVEELHPDPVRMDDAAALAEAQERAS, from the coding sequence ATGAGCCAATACCGCCTCAATCTGTTCATCCAGCCCGAGCACGCCAAGCGCCTCGAAGAACTGGCCGCCAAGAAAGGCGTGTCCAAGTCGTCCATCGTCGCGGCGGCGCTCGCATCGTGGCTGTCGCCCGATGCCGGCGACCAGCGCGAGGCGGCCATCGCCAAGCGGCTCGATCGCCTGTCGCGCCAGGCCGAGCGCATGGAGCGCGACCAGAACATCCAGATCGAAACGCTGGCGCTGTTCATCCGCTACTTCCTGACGGTCAGCACGCCAGTTCCCGAAGCCCATCAGGACGCGGCGCGCGCCCAGGGCAAGGCGCGCTTCGAGCAATTCGTGGAGCAGCTTGGACGCCATCTGCTGCGTGGCCGAAGCCTGGTGCGCGATGTGGTGGAAGAACTGCACCCTGACCCGGTGCGGATGGATGACGCGGCGGCGCTGGCCGAAGCGCAGGAGCGTGCCTCATGA
- the trbJ gene encoding P-type conjugative transfer protein TrbJ gives MKTRVLSVSLAAALAGSLMLAQPAAALTFVDPVNLVQNTLTAIRTLEQINNQINQLQNEAQMLMNQARNLANLDFNIVNRLRSTLATTERLIAEAQGLAYDVQNMDREFARLYPEQYAATVSGDQMLRDARERWKNTLDGLHTAMRMQAQVSQNLAQDESALADLVSQSQSATGALQAMQATNQLLALQAKQSIQAQQLQITQDRAASLELARQAAATERAREVRRRFLGTGTPYTPQSVNFYNN, from the coding sequence ATGAAGACCCGTGTGCTTTCCGTTTCGCTCGCCGCCGCGCTGGCCGGCTCGCTGATGCTCGCCCAGCCGGCGGCGGCACTCACCTTCGTTGATCCCGTCAACCTGGTGCAGAACACGCTGACTGCCATCCGCACGCTGGAGCAGATCAACAACCAGATCAACCAGCTCCAGAATGAAGCGCAGATGCTGATGAACCAGGCGCGCAACCTGGCGAATCTCGACTTCAACATCGTCAACCGCCTGCGCTCGACGCTCGCCACGACCGAACGCCTTATTGCCGAGGCGCAGGGACTGGCCTACGACGTGCAGAACATGGATCGGGAATTTGCCCGGCTGTACCCGGAGCAGTACGCGGCCACCGTCAGCGGCGACCAGATGCTGCGCGATGCCCGCGAGCGGTGGAAAAACACGCTCGACGGCCTGCACACCGCGATGCGGATGCAGGCGCAGGTATCGCAGAACCTGGCGCAAGACGAAAGCGCGCTGGCCGATCTGGTCAGCCAGAGCCAGTCCGCCACCGGCGCGCTGCAAGCGATGCAGGCGACGAACCAGCTTCTCGCCTTGCAGGCCAAGCAGTCCATCCAGGCGCAGCAGCTCCAGATCACGCAAGACCGTGCGGCCTCGCTGGAACTGGCGCGGCAGGCCGCGGCGACCGAGCGCGCCCGCGAAGTGCGGCGGCGCTTCCTCGGCACCGGCACGCCGTACACGCCGCAGTCCGTCAACTTCTACAACAACTGA
- the trbE gene encoding conjugal transfer protein TrbE: MLNLAEYRQRPALLADWLPWAGLIAPGVVLNKDGSFQRTARFRGPDLDSATQGELIATTARLNNALRRLGSGWALFIEAERRPAADYPYSEFPEPLSWLVDEERRAAFEESGHHYESSYHLTLAYLPPEESRARAAKLLYEHAPGDGVDWRGRLDAFIAETDRVFDLLDGVMPEIAWLDDAQTLTYLHATVSTRRYRVGVPEVPFHLDALLADSALVGGLAPMLGDQHLRVVSVRGFPTSTWPGLLDDLNRLGFAYRWSTRFLCLDKAEAEKELGRLRRQWFAKRKNVIALLRETIFQQESPLVDTDASNKAADADAALQELGSDQVAFGYLTATVTVLDADPTVADEKLRMVERVIQGRGFVTIPETLNAVDAWLSSLPGNAYANVRQPIVSTLNLAHMMPVSAVWAGPEKNEHLDGPPLIVTRTDGATPFRLVTHIGDVGHTMIVGPTGMGKSVLVAMMAMQFRRYRGSRVFVFDVGRSIRAATLGLGGEHYDLSADGEIAFQPLARIDREGYRTWAAEWIEGRLLHEGVTVGPDEKAAIWSALGSLAGAPVEQRTLTGLSVLLQSNVMRQALAPYVLGGAHGKLLDADHDRLGSADVQCFEMEELMHSKAAVLAVLNYLFARLEERFDGSPTMLFLGEAWVFLDDPIFAARLRQWLKTLRKKQVSVVFDTQSLADVKESSIAPAVIESCASRIFLPNPQATEPQIRTIYEGFGLNSRQIEIVATAQPKQDYYYQSRLGNRLFDLDLGPAALTFAGASTPQDQRDIDRVLTQAGAPGFAGAWLRHRGLDWAADLLPSSPAAASFLSQPRQENLP; this comes from the coding sequence ATGCTGAACCTTGCCGAATACCGCCAGCGGCCCGCGCTGCTGGCCGACTGGCTGCCCTGGGCCGGACTGATCGCGCCGGGCGTGGTACTGAACAAGGATGGTTCGTTCCAGCGCACGGCGCGCTTTCGTGGGCCGGATCTGGACAGCGCGACACAGGGCGAGCTGATCGCCACCACGGCGCGGCTGAACAACGCGCTGCGCCGGCTGGGTTCGGGCTGGGCCTTGTTCATCGAAGCCGAGCGCCGGCCGGCGGCGGACTACCCGTACTCGGAATTTCCCGAGCCGTTGTCGTGGCTGGTGGACGAGGAACGCCGCGCCGCCTTCGAGGAATCGGGCCACCACTACGAGAGCAGCTATCACCTGACGCTGGCCTACCTGCCGCCGGAGGAATCCCGCGCCCGTGCGGCCAAGCTGCTCTACGAGCACGCGCCGGGCGATGGCGTGGACTGGCGCGGTCGGCTCGATGCCTTCATCGCCGAAACCGACCGCGTGTTCGACCTGCTCGATGGCGTGATGCCGGAAATCGCCTGGCTCGATGACGCGCAGACGCTGACCTACCTGCACGCCACGGTGTCCACACGGCGCTACCGCGTGGGCGTGCCCGAGGTGCCTTTCCACCTAGACGCGCTGCTGGCCGATTCCGCCCTGGTCGGTGGTCTGGCGCCCATGCTGGGCGACCAGCATCTGCGCGTGGTGTCGGTGCGGGGCTTCCCGACCTCGACCTGGCCGGGCCTGCTGGATGACCTCAACCGCCTGGGCTTTGCCTATCGCTGGAGCACCCGGTTCCTCTGCCTCGACAAAGCCGAGGCGGAAAAGGAGCTGGGCCGCCTGCGTCGCCAATGGTTTGCCAAGCGCAAGAACGTCATCGCGCTGCTGCGCGAAACGATCTTCCAGCAGGAATCGCCGCTGGTGGACACGGATGCCAGCAACAAGGCGGCCGACGCGGACGCCGCCTTGCAGGAGCTGGGCAGCGATCAAGTCGCCTTCGGCTACCTCACCGCCACGGTGACGGTACTCGATGCCGACCCGACCGTGGCCGACGAGAAGCTGCGCATGGTGGAGCGCGTGATTCAGGGCCGGGGCTTCGTCACCATCCCCGAAACGCTCAACGCCGTGGATGCCTGGCTGTCCTCGCTCCCCGGCAATGCTTACGCCAACGTGCGCCAGCCCATCGTCTCGACGCTGAATCTGGCGCACATGATGCCGGTGTCGGCGGTATGGGCCGGGCCGGAGAAGAACGAACACCTCGACGGCCCCCCGCTGATCGTGACACGCACCGACGGCGCCACGCCGTTCCGGCTGGTGACGCATATCGGCGACGTGGGGCACACGATGATCGTCGGCCCGACCGGCATGGGCAAGTCGGTCTTGGTCGCCATGATGGCCATGCAGTTCCGTCGCTATCGCGGCTCGCGCGTCTTCGTCTTTGACGTAGGGCGATCCATACGCGCCGCGACCCTGGGCCTGGGTGGCGAGCACTACGATCTCAGTGCTGATGGCGAGATTGCCTTTCAGCCGCTCGCCCGCATCGACCGCGAAGGCTACCGCACCTGGGCCGCCGAATGGATCGAAGGGCGCTTGCTGCACGAAGGCGTGACCGTCGGCCCCGACGAGAAGGCCGCCATCTGGTCGGCGCTCGGCAGCCTGGCCGGTGCCCCCGTGGAGCAGCGCACGCTGACCGGCCTGTCCGTCTTGCTGCAATCGAACGTGATGCGCCAGGCGCTCGCGCCCTATGTGCTCGGCGGCGCTCACGGCAAGTTGCTGGATGCCGACCATGACCGGTTGGGTAGCGCGGATGTGCAGTGCTTCGAGATGGAAGAACTCATGCACAGCAAGGCCGCCGTGCTGGCCGTTCTGAACTACCTCTTTGCCCGCCTGGAAGAACGATTCGATGGCTCACCCACGATGCTTTTTCTCGGGGAGGCGTGGGTCTTTCTAGACGACCCCATATTCGCGGCCCGGCTTCGGCAATGGCTCAAGACCTTGCGGAAAAAGCAGGTTTCCGTCGTCTTCGATACGCAGTCGCTCGCCGACGTCAAAGAGTCATCCATCGCACCAGCAGTCATCGAAAGCTGCGCGAGCAGGATCTTTCTCCCTAACCCGCAGGCCACCGAGCCACAGATTCGCACGATCTACGAGGGCTTCGGCCTCAACAGCCGGCAAATCGAGATCGTCGCCACCGCGCAGCCCAAGCAGGACTACTACTACCAATCGCGCCTGGGAAACCGCCTGTTCGACCTCGACCTGGGGCCGGCCGCGCTCACCTTTGCCGGCGCATCCACACCCCAAGACCAACGCGACATCGACCGCGTGCTGACGCAGGCCGGCGCTCCCGGCTTCGCCGGCGCGTGGCTGCGCCATCGCGGCCTTGATTGGGCCGCCGACCTGCTGCCGTCCTCGCCGGCGGCGGCTTCTTTCCTTTCCCAACCACGACAGGAGAATCTGCCATGA
- the trbB gene encoding P-type conjugative transfer ATPase TrbB yields MSAVPQTPPERSSTAASLDRRIQMLRTAMGPVIATALADPDVVEIMLNPDRTLWVDRLSSGRAPLGMELPEADGERIIRLVAAHVGAEVHRGRPLLTAELPETGERFEGILPPAAPGPAFALRKRAVSIIGLDRYVADGILTTGQAEFLRRAVRDRQNILIAGATSSGKTTLANALLAEIAATGDRVLVLEDTIELQCAARDHVPLRTRAGVVSMTELVRATMRLRPDRVVVGEVRGGEALDLVKVWGTGHPGGIATIHAGSALGALLRLEQLILEVAVNPPRALIAEAVNVVIHIDGRGHKRRVKNIARVVGFDGAGYRLANALEALETPFPELTPVPLAADTAAPFPSPDQPGELP; encoded by the coding sequence ATGAGCGCCGTTCCGCAGACCCCACCCGAACGCTCATCCACAGCAGCTTCGCTGGATCGCAGAATCCAAATGCTGCGCACGGCTATGGGGCCGGTCATCGCCACCGCGCTGGCCGACCCGGACGTGGTGGAAATCATGCTCAACCCCGACCGCACCCTATGGGTGGATCGCTTGTCGTCGGGCCGTGCGCCACTCGGGATGGAGCTACCCGAGGCCGATGGCGAACGCATCATCCGGCTGGTGGCCGCGCACGTCGGCGCGGAGGTGCATCGCGGGCGGCCGCTGCTGACCGCCGAGCTTCCCGAAACCGGCGAGCGGTTCGAGGGCATCCTGCCCCCGGCCGCGCCTGGCCCGGCCTTCGCGCTGCGCAAGCGCGCCGTGAGCATCATCGGCCTGGATCGCTATGTGGCCGACGGCATCCTGACCACCGGGCAGGCCGAGTTCCTTCGCCGCGCCGTGCGTGATCGCCAGAACATCCTAATCGCCGGGGCCACCAGCAGCGGCAAGACCACGCTCGCCAATGCCTTGCTTGCGGAAATCGCCGCCACCGGCGACCGCGTGCTGGTGCTCGAAGACACCATCGAACTGCAATGCGCCGCCCGCGACCATGTGCCGCTGCGCACCCGCGCCGGTGTCGTGTCCATGACCGAACTGGTACGCGCCACGATGCGCCTGCGCCCCGACCGCGTGGTCGTCGGCGAGGTGCGTGGTGGCGAAGCCCTGGACTTGGTGAAGGTGTGGGGCACCGGCCATCCCGGCGGCATCGCCACCATCCACGCCGGTTCCGCGCTGGGCGCGCTGCTGCGCCTCGAACAGTTGATTCTCGAAGTGGCGGTGAACCCGCCGCGTGCGCTGATCGCCGAGGCGGTCAATGTCGTCATCCACATCGACGGGCGCGGCCACAAGCGCCGCGTCAAGAACATTGCTCGCGTCGTCGGTTTCGATGGCGCGGGCTATCGCCTGGCGAATGCACTGGAGGCGCTGGAAACGCCGTTTCCCGAGCTGACGCCGGTTCCTCTCGCAGCCGATACCGCTGCGCCTTTCCCGTCCCCTGACCAACCTGGAGAACTGCCATGA
- a CDS encoding TrbC/VirB2 family protein encodes MTHAHAFRLSVNSLSHLSSLARLRSLARPAGQGLLLAALLLFLAGTAQAAGSSMPWEGPLQSILESIQGPVARIVAVIIIIATGLALAFGDTSGGFRKLIQIVFGLSIAFAASSFFLSFFSFSGGAVV; translated from the coding sequence ATGACGCACGCCCATGCTTTCCGTCTTTCCGTAAATTCGCTTTCCCACCTGTCCAGCCTCGCGCGGCTGCGCAGCCTGGCCCGCCCGGCGGGGCAAGGGCTGCTGCTGGCCGCGCTGCTGCTGTTCCTGGCCGGTACGGCGCAGGCCGCCGGTTCTTCGATGCCGTGGGAAGGCCCGCTGCAATCCATTCTGGAGTCGATCCAGGGGCCGGTCGCGCGCATCGTCGCCGTCATCATCATCATCGCCACGGGCCTGGCGCTGGCCTTCGGCGACACGTCGGGCGGCTTCCGCAAGCTGATCCAGATCGTCTTTGGCCTGTCCATCGCGTTCGCCGCATCCTCGTTCTTCCTGTCGTTCTTCAGCTTCTCCGGCGGGGCGGTCGTATGA
- a CDS encoding LysR family transcriptional regulator produces the protein MELRHLRCFQAVAEELHFARAAEKLHIEQSPLSRTIKELEEDLGEQLFVRTSRSTRLTRAGKLFLEHVPRVFTALQQARDSVKAAANGFHGQLRIALSDGITPSRLPALLALCRQEEPEVDIRLFQVPLAQQIKGLQDDLYDVGFAQSDEVGEGIAVEAVWSDPLMVAVPARHHLLKHKRIPLDEVLQFPLVLSDPQVCEGHAKQVERVLRRSEREPLIAERVASFELMMVVVSAGFALGLAGGPHIAASREPGVVARPLAGRSSMLTTYLLRCEGEVSEVLSRFIERVQAIDLPEGTRAPPPPEPDPQEEIEL, from the coding sequence GTGGAATTGAGACACTTGCGTTGTTTCCAGGCAGTAGCGGAAGAACTTCACTTCGCCCGCGCGGCTGAGAAGTTGCACATTGAGCAATCGCCGCTGTCCCGCACAATTAAGGAACTAGAGGAAGACCTAGGCGAACAGTTGTTCGTCCGCACCAGTCGCAGCACGCGATTGACGCGGGCGGGTAAGCTATTTCTGGAGCATGTGCCGCGCGTGTTCACCGCCTTGCAGCAGGCCCGAGACAGCGTGAAGGCAGCAGCTAATGGTTTCCACGGCCAACTACGCATAGCGCTATCTGATGGCATCACGCCCTCGCGCTTGCCGGCCTTGCTCGCGCTTTGCCGACAGGAGGAACCGGAGGTTGACATTCGACTATTCCAAGTACCGCTGGCGCAGCAGATCAAGGGGCTGCAAGATGACCTGTACGACGTAGGCTTTGCGCAGTCGGATGAAGTGGGTGAAGGCATTGCTGTCGAAGCGGTGTGGAGTGATCCGCTGATGGTGGCCGTACCGGCGCGGCATCATCTGCTTAAGCACAAGCGCATCCCATTGGACGAGGTGCTGCAATTCCCGCTGGTGCTATCTGACCCACAGGTGTGCGAGGGACATGCGAAGCAGGTTGAACGTGTGCTGCGCCGTTCCGAACGCGAACCTTTGATTGCCGAGCGTGTTGCCTCGTTCGAGTTGATGATGGTGGTGGTATCGGCTGGCTTCGCCCTGGGACTGGCTGGAGGGCCGCACATCGCAGCAAGCCGGGAGCCTGGCGTGGTGGCCCGGCCTTTGGCTGGACGCTCTTCCATGCTGACGACCTACCTGCTGCGGTGCGAAGGCGAGGTTTCCGAAGTGCTGTCGAGATTTATCGAGCGGGTACAAGCAATCGACTTACCGGAAGGCACAAGGGCCCCGCCACCACCTGAACCCGACCCACAGGAGGAAATCGAGTTATGA
- a CDS encoding conjugal transfer protein TraG, with translation MQAQGVLFGQIAAVFGIVIAGVWSATQWTAAALGYQLRLGSPWFDFFGTPIYHPWRLFEWWFFFDAYAPHVFDIGGAIAGSSGLVAVVVAIAMSVWRSRQSRMVTTYGSARWADTADIRKAGLTQPTGIFLGKYRNEYLRHEGPEHVLTFAPTRSGKGVGLVVPTLLSWPASAVIHDIKGENWQITAGWRSRFSHCLLFNPTDAKSAAYNPLLEVRRGAHEVRDVQNIADILVDPEGALEKRNHWEKTSHALLVGAILHVLYAGEDKTLRGVANFLSDPASPFELTLHRMMTTKHLGDVPHPVVASAAREVLNKSDNERSGVLSTAMSFLGLYRDPTVAEVTSRCDWRIADLIASEHPVSLYLVVPPSDISRTKPLIRLILNQIGRRLTESLDGSDGIERRHKLLLMLDEFPALGRLDFFETALAFMAGYGIRSFLIAQSLNQIDKAYGQNHSILDNCHVRVTFATNDERTAKRISETLGTATELRAQRNYAGHRLAPWLGHLMVSRQETARPLLTPGEVMQLPPDESVVMVSSVAPIKAKKLRYYADSNFKRRVLPPPALAAGQYADAPPARPDDWSGLAIPAVPTAPAAGPSSDDAGTADDGGPRRQPELSEVTEYSPEPQPAGNDLALLDDDDDLPLPLPGQLDPAMQRTARLASLDPNDGIDL, from the coding sequence ATGCAAGCTCAGGGCGTGCTGTTTGGGCAGATCGCCGCCGTTTTCGGCATCGTGATCGCCGGCGTATGGAGTGCAACACAATGGACAGCCGCCGCCCTGGGCTATCAACTACGCCTTGGCTCGCCGTGGTTTGATTTCTTCGGAACGCCGATCTATCACCCCTGGCGGCTGTTCGAGTGGTGGTTCTTCTTCGATGCCTATGCGCCGCATGTCTTCGACATAGGCGGGGCCATCGCGGGCAGCAGCGGCCTGGTGGCCGTGGTGGTCGCCATCGCCATGTCTGTCTGGCGCTCGCGGCAATCGCGCATGGTCACGACCTACGGCTCGGCGCGCTGGGCCGATACCGCCGACATTCGCAAAGCCGGGCTGACGCAGCCCACCGGCATCTTCCTCGGCAAGTACCGCAACGAGTACCTGCGCCATGAAGGCCCGGAACACGTACTGACCTTCGCGCCCACGCGCTCGGGCAAGGGCGTCGGCCTAGTCGTTCCCACGCTGCTTTCGTGGCCCGCATCCGCCGTCATTCACGACATTAAAGGCGAGAACTGGCAGATCACCGCCGGCTGGCGCTCTCGCTTCTCGCATTGCCTGCTGTTCAACCCGACGGATGCGAAATCGGCGGCCTACAACCCGCTGCTGGAAGTGCGGCGCGGCGCGCATGAAGTGCGCGACGTACAGAACATCGCGGACATTCTGGTCGATCCCGAAGGCGCGCTGGAGAAGCGCAACCATTGGGAAAAGACCTCGCACGCGCTGCTGGTCGGGGCCATTCTGCATGTGCTCTATGCGGGCGAGGACAAGACGCTGCGCGGTGTCGCCAATTTCCTGTCCGATCCGGCCAGCCCCTTCGAGCTGACCTTGCACCGGATGATGACGACGAAGCACCTGGGCGATGTGCCGCACCCTGTTGTCGCGTCCGCTGCGCGTGAAGTCCTGAACAAATCGGATAACGAACGCTCGGGCGTGTTGAGCACCGCCATGTCGTTCCTCGGTCTGTACCGCGATCCCACGGTGGCAGAAGTCACTTCGCGCTGCGACTGGCGCATCGCTGACCTGATCGCATCCGAGCATCCCGTCTCGCTGTATCTGGTGGTGCCGCCTTCGGACATTTCACGGACGAAGCCGCTCATTCGCCTGATCCTCAACCAGATCGGTCGGCGGCTCACCGAATCGCTCGACGGCAGCGACGGCATCGAGCGCCGCCACAAGCTGCTGCTGATGCTCGATGAGTTCCCGGCGCTGGGGCGGCTCGACTTCTTCGAGACAGCCTTGGCCTTCATGGCGGGCTACGGCATCCGCAGCTTCCTCATCGCGCAGTCACTCAACCAGATCGACAAAGCCTACGGCCAGAACCATTCGATTCTGGATAACTGCCACGTCCGCGTGACGTTCGCCACCAACGACGAACGCACGGCCAAACGGATCTCCGAGACGCTCGGCACCGCGACCGAACTGCGCGCGCAGCGCAACTACGCGGGTCACAGGCTTGCGCCGTGGCTGGGGCACCTGATGGTGTCGCGCCAGGAAACCGCGCGTCCGCTGTTGACGCCCGGCGAAGTCATGCAGCTACCGCCCGACGAATCGGTGGTCATGGTGTCCAGCGTCGCGCCGATCAAAGCCAAGAAGCTGCGCTACTACGCGGACAGCAATTTCAAGCGGCGCGTGCTGCCGCCGCCCGCGCTCGCGGCCGGGCAATACGCCGACGCGCCGCCTGCGCGCCCTGACGACTGGAGCGGCCTGGCGATTCCAGCCGTGCCAACGGCCCCGGCTGCGGGCCCGTCCAGCGATGACGCAGGCACCGCCGATGACGGCGGCCCGCGCCGCCAGCCGGAGCTATCCGAAGTCACCGAATACAGCCCCGAACCACAGCCCGCCGGCAACGACCTGGCGCTGCTCGATGACGACGACGACCTGCCGCTGCCGCTTCCCGGCCAGCTCGACCCGGCCATGCAGCGCACGGCCCGGCTGGCTTCCCTCGACCCGAACGACGGAATCGACCTATGA
- a CDS encoding VirB3 family type IV secretion system protein, which produces MSGPDSFAAGFEVPLHRSLTEPLLMGGAPRTVAIANGTLAAAVGLGLQLWIPGVVLWIVGHSLAVWGARVDPQFMQVFARHIKHKPLLDV; this is translated from the coding sequence ATGAGTGGGCCGGACAGCTTCGCGGCCGGCTTCGAGGTGCCGCTGCATCGCTCGCTGACCGAACCGCTCTTGATGGGCGGCGCCCCGCGCACCGTGGCGATTGCCAACGGCACGCTGGCCGCCGCCGTCGGGCTGGGCCTGCAACTCTGGATTCCCGGCGTCGTGCTCTGGATCGTCGGCCATTCGCTGGCCGTGTGGGGCGCGCGCGTCGATCCGCAGTTCATGCAGGTCTTCGCCCGGCACATCAAGCACAAGCCGCTGCTGGACGTGTGA
- a CDS encoding nucleobase:cation symporter-2 family protein: MKSIHIEKKMNAPTLLLLGAQHVMVMYAGAIAIPLVLGAALGLPKDQIAFLISADLFACGIATLIQCIGFKGVGIRLPVMMGVTFTAIGPMIAIGSDPQAGLPGVFGATIAAGIFGVLVAPLVGKMLRFFPPVVTGTEILAVGLSLMGVAAAWSAGGYGNPDFGSPLYLSIAGLVLISVLALVRFTTGFLNNIAILLGLIGGFIVSSAVGLVSLNELSDAPLFGLILPFHFGLPKFSFWAIAAMCIVMLVTFIESTGMFLALGEIVDKPVSEKDLVRGFRADGAGTVIGGIFNTFPYTSYAQNVGLVSVTGVKSRWVCVVAGVILMVLGLSPKMAVLVASIPPFVLGGVGIVMFGMVAATGIKVLARVNLKNVYNLYVIAISIGLGMIPVVMPKFFSKLPHELAPILESPILLTAISAILLNLFFNGLGDDNSARIELMEVAKDSEP, from the coding sequence ATGAAGAGTATCCATATCGAGAAGAAAATGAACGCTCCAACACTGCTGCTGCTTGGCGCGCAGCATGTCATGGTGATGTACGCTGGCGCTATCGCCATCCCGCTTGTTCTTGGCGCGGCCCTCGGACTTCCAAAAGATCAAATTGCGTTTCTTATTAGTGCCGACCTGTTCGCCTGCGGGATTGCCACTTTGATTCAATGCATAGGCTTCAAAGGCGTTGGCATCAGGCTTCCTGTAATGATGGGGGTAACTTTTACGGCCATTGGCCCCATGATTGCAATCGGCAGCGATCCGCAAGCGGGGTTGCCTGGCGTTTTTGGAGCGACAATCGCGGCAGGCATTTTTGGCGTACTGGTTGCCCCATTGGTTGGGAAGATGCTGAGGTTCTTCCCTCCTGTCGTAACAGGAACAGAAATCTTGGCAGTTGGGCTTTCTCTAATGGGAGTTGCGGCTGCTTGGTCAGCAGGTGGATATGGCAACCCGGACTTCGGTAGCCCGTTATATCTTTCGATCGCAGGCTTGGTTCTCATATCTGTTTTGGCCTTGGTGAGGTTTACCACTGGCTTTCTCAACAACATTGCAATTCTGCTGGGGTTGATCGGCGGATTCATTGTCTCTAGCGCAGTAGGTCTTGTGTCGTTGAATGAGCTAAGCGATGCACCCTTGTTTGGCTTGATTCTTCCTTTTCATTTTGGGCTGCCGAAATTTAGCTTCTGGGCCATTGCGGCGATGTGCATTGTCATGCTGGTGACGTTTATAGAGTCAACTGGAATGTTCCTTGCCTTGGGCGAGATCGTGGATAAGCCAGTCAGCGAAAAGGATCTCGTTCGAGGATTTCGCGCCGATGGGGCGGGCACGGTAATTGGCGGAATATTCAATACTTTCCCGTATACCTCATATGCACAAAATGTAGGCCTAGTGAGTGTGACCGGGGTAAAGAGTCGTTGGGTATGTGTAGTGGCAGGAGTTATCCTGATGGTTCTTGGGCTTTCTCCCAAGATGGCTGTTCTAGTCGCATCGATTCCTCCTTTTGTATTGGGTGGAGTGGGGATCGTAATGTTTGGCATGGTTGCCGCAACTGGAATTAAAGTTCTGGCGCGAGTCAATCTGAAGAATGTTTATAACTTATATGTCATTGCCATTAGCATAGGCTTGGGCATGATTCCTGTCGTGATGCCGAAGTTCTTCTCCAAACTTCCTCATGAACTGGCCCCCATCTTAGAGAGTCCAATTCTGCTAACCGCAATCAGTGCTATTCTGCTGAACCTTTTTTTCAATGGATTGGGTGATGATAATTCCGCTCGAATCGAATTGATGGAGGTTGCAAAAGATTCTGAGCCATGA